The uncultured Ilyobacter sp. genome has a segment encoding these proteins:
- a CDS encoding HlyD family efflux transporter periplasmic adaptor subunit, which translates to MKKKLIMGAAVFLIVLGGAGSALNGKSDEKKVRLEKIVKGDMEESLVFEGIVEPKETMPLYIETSAVVDKILVDDGSEVSAGDSLLEFSAGSKLELERELQMLDLDMKNVEMQIEDLNSGSTKLELDNKQLEIKSLEEEIKGMNRKLKVVSFEAQTFRQQADVKMDLLKQQGVSSVEANEALSDANRKEMELEDLKTTLELSRQKYELMVLSYERLKRELNLQENNIKGTLKKFALKREDLAEKLAKVGEPLKSPIDGIITETYIVPGIPIKAGTRLMEIAVMGENKIKMEIPVYQAKWIVPGQKATITMRDSAEDITYEGKVKSVSKAAKVVKTGNYEDRIIEVEVSLENSQGLKPGYATTVEIAGNSKDQVKLVDSIAVMEENGKNYVYVYEGDKVKKTLVEIGAKTLSKYEVLNLAEGTEIVLNSYQVQDGDKVEVLQD; encoded by the coding sequence ATGAAGAAAAAGTTGATAATGGGAGCAGCTGTCTTTTTGATAGTCTTGGGGGGAGCTGGATCTGCCCTGAATGGCAAGTCTGACGAAAAAAAAGTGAGGCTGGAAAAGATAGTCAAGGGAGACATGGAAGAGAGTCTTGTATTTGAAGGGATAGTGGAGCCAAAGGAAACTATGCCCCTTTATATAGAGACATCTGCCGTAGTTGATAAGATCCTAGTAGATGATGGAAGTGAGGTCTCTGCAGGGGATTCCCTCCTAGAATTCAGTGCAGGATCAAAATTGGAACTAGAGAGAGAGCTGCAGATGCTAGACCTGGACATGAAAAATGTGGAGATGCAGATAGAAGATCTAAACTCTGGATCGACCAAGCTAGAACTTGATAACAAACAGCTAGAGATAAAGAGTCTAGAAGAAGAGATAAAGGGTATGAACAGAAAGCTAAAGGTAGTGTCCTTTGAAGCACAGACTTTCAGACAGCAGGCAGATGTAAAGATGGATCTACTGAAGCAGCAGGGAGTATCATCTGTAGAGGCAAACGAAGCCCTGAGTGATGCAAACAGAAAAGAGATGGAACTGGAAGATCTGAAAACTACCCTGGAACTATCCAGGCAAAAATATGAGCTCATGGTTTTAAGCTATGAGAGGTTAAAGAGAGAACTGAACTTACAGGAAAATAATATAAAGGGAACCTTAAAGAAGTTTGCCCTGAAAAGAGAGGACCTGGCAGAGAAACTAGCCAAGGTAGGAGAACCTCTGAAATCACCTATAGACGGAATAATAACAGAGACATACATAGTACCAGGGATACCTATAAAGGCAGGAACCAGACTGATGGAGATAGCTGTGATGGGTGAGAACAAGATAAAAATGGAGATACCTGTTTACCAGGCTAAATGGATCGTTCCAGGACAAAAGGCGACTATAACCATGAGGGACTCTGCAGAGGACATAACTTATGAGGGAAAAGTAAAAAGTGTATCCAAGGCCGCCAAGGTGGTAAAGACAGGAAATTATGAGGACAGGATTATAGAGGTGGAAGTGTCTCTAGAAAATTCTCAAGGTCTGAAACCCGGATATGCAACCACTGTAGAGATAGCAGGAAACAGCAAGGACCAGGTAAAATTAGTGGACTCCATAGCTGTAATGGAAGAGAACGGAAAAAATTATGTCTATGTCTATGAGGGAGATAAGGTAAAGAAGACCCTTGTAGAGATAGGAGCCAAAACTTTATCTAAGTATGAGGTGCTAAACCTTGCTGAAGGAACAGAGATAGTCTTAAACAGCTACCAGGTCCAAGACGGTGACAAGGTAGAAGTCTTACAAGATTAA
- a CDS encoding GxxExxY protein: MDEILHKNMAYKLVGIAMKVHNDLGNGYLEKVYENALMLHLKKEKIRAEQQKKINVIYLGEIIGHYIADILVEEDIILEIKVTEKITEVHVSQVLNYLKTTGKRLGIIINFKNEKLEYKRVVL, translated from the coding sequence ATGGATGAAATTTTACATAAGAATATGGCTTATAAATTAGTTGGAATAGCTATGAAAGTTCATAATGATTTGGGAAATGGATATCTGGAAAAAGTCTATGAAAATGCCTTGATGCTTCATTTAAAAAAAGAAAAGATAAGAGCAGAACAGCAAAAGAAAATAAATGTAATATACCTAGGAGAAATAATAGGTCATTATATAGCTGATATTTTAGTAGAAGAAGATATAATTCTTGAGATCAAAGTGACAGAAAAAATTACTGAAGTTCATGTTTCACAGGTTTTAAACTATCTTAAAACTACAGGAAAAAGGTTAGGTATAATAATAAATTTTAAAAATGAAAAATTAGAGTATAAAAGAGTGGTACTTTAA
- a CDS encoding FtsX-like permease family protein, with amino-acid sequence MSFWMAWKMIWENKRRSLFSLCGVLMGITSIIVIFSLAEGGKELIKNDLSSLAENRIMIGGENLSVRDGKLLEDIPFVKYAFFPEARLDTGELILTGYSKKSLLAMGYPSNLKDREILLEEKTSKKLYGDADPSGEKIELGERKERYIIRDVYREKNPLESANDRETGITSLTSLERMAGLKRFSRVVVSFYEGEDGEKLAPVVISRLKKVHGGRGNYIVMENSGKYKKIEKIKKTLNIFLAAIGLVALIMGGLGISNLMAAMVRERTPHIGILRAMGAGKNFIMTTFLIEAAFISITGGIIGIIAGITGAKVIGKIIEIPPIFMGKHIFMTFVISALLGIAFGILPAKKAADMDTVEALRSS; translated from the coding sequence ATGAGTTTTTGGATGGCTTGGAAGATGATATGGGAAAACAAAAGAAGAAGCCTTTTTTCCCTCTGCGGGGTGCTCATGGGGATAACCTCCATAATAGTTATATTTTCCCTGGCTGAGGGTGGGAAGGAGCTCATAAAAAACGACCTTTCTAGCCTGGCAGAAAACAGAATAATGATCGGCGGAGAAAATCTGTCTGTAAGAGACGGGAAGTTACTTGAAGATATTCCCTTTGTGAAATATGCATTTTTTCCAGAGGCCAGACTGGACACAGGTGAACTTATCCTCACTGGATACTCGAAAAAATCCCTCTTAGCAATGGGATATCCCAGCAACCTAAAAGATAGGGAGATACTGCTAGAGGAAAAAACATCTAAGAAGCTCTATGGGGATGCTGACCCAAGTGGGGAAAAAATAGAGCTGGGAGAGAGAAAAGAAAGATATATTATAAGAGACGTCTATAGAGAGAAAAATCCCCTGGAATCTGCAAATGACAGGGAAACTGGAATAACCTCTCTCACAAGTTTAGAGAGAATGGCAGGGTTAAAGAGATTTTCTAGGGTTGTTGTTTCATTTTATGAGGGAGAAGACGGAGAAAAACTGGCTCCTGTGGTGATATCCAGACTGAAAAAAGTCCACGGAGGCCGGGGAAACTATATTGTTATGGAAAACTCAGGAAAGTATAAGAAGATAGAGAAGATAAAAAAGACCCTGAATATATTTCTGGCTGCTATAGGCTTGGTGGCTCTCATCATGGGGGGACTTGGAATAAGCAACCTCATGGCGGCCATGGTGAGGGAGAGGACTCCCCACATAGGGATACTTCGTGCAATGGGAGCAGGGAAAAACTTCATCATGACTACCTTCCTTATAGAGGCTGCCTTTATATCAATAACAGGCGGGATAATTGGAATAATAGCTGGGATAACAGGTGCAAAGGTCATAGGGAAAATTATAGAGATACCTCCAATATTCATGGGGAAACATATTTTTATGACCTTCGTGATATCGGCTCTGCTGGGGATAGCCTTTGGGATACTGCCTGCTAAAAAGGCTGCAGACATGGACACTGTGGAGGCTTTGAGATCTAGTTAA
- a CDS encoding exopolysaccharide biosynthesis polyprenyl glycosylphosphotransferase, whose protein sequence is MKKGEGTEGINFRRQFPKAVMIAVQFVFYYLLSKILNIQASVIFNGFLVYLILNFTKNMYSFKTILIWEELKKQLRVHTEYMLVMIVNDLAFLDVHYVYAHIIMGILFMGFNLILIKIIRRVFEGFLSKNLLIVGTGRKARVLTEIIGENRFTMYNLLGYVSVDSLDVGKEKKQIEEKEIICEYKDLEKVIEGSQIDEIIVALPKASGDEMKKIMECIEGKVAKIKFVPELNGVFTFNSKVEDYDGVLMISASNGIMSSWQKFIKRGMDIVGGLVGSFILLPLSFYVWMKTEKKERKAGIFFKQPRIAIGGDSVEIIKYRSMIVDAEKVLEEMMEKNPEVKKEYLTNKKLKDDPRITSIGAKLRKTSLDEFPQFLNVLKGDMSMVGPRPYLHREIDDMGSKYHKIVNLKPGITGMWQTSGRSETTFDERLDLDEYYYRNWSVWLDIVIIIKTIKSVLRKEGAY, encoded by the coding sequence ATGAAAAAAGGGGAAGGGACTGAGGGAATTAATTTTCGAAGACAGTTTCCAAAGGCTGTGATGATAGCTGTTCAGTTTGTATTTTATTATCTTTTGAGTAAAATTCTTAATATTCAAGCCAGTGTCATATTCAACGGCTTTCTGGTATACCTCATATTGAATTTTACTAAAAACATGTATTCTTTTAAAACTATCCTTATATGGGAGGAGCTAAAGAAACAGCTGCGTGTACATACTGAATATATGCTTGTGATGATAGTAAATGACCTGGCATTTCTAGATGTTCACTATGTCTATGCTCATATTATAATGGGAATTTTATTTATGGGATTTAATCTCATATTGATAAAAATTATAAGGCGTGTTTTTGAAGGGTTTCTCAGCAAGAACCTACTCATAGTAGGTACAGGGAGAAAGGCTAGAGTACTGACAGAGATAATAGGTGAGAACAGATTTACTATGTATAACCTCCTAGGTTATGTGTCTGTGGATTCTCTAGATGTGGGGAAAGAGAAAAAACAGATAGAAGAGAAGGAGATAATCTGTGAGTATAAAGACCTGGAGAAAGTAATAGAGGGATCACAGATAGACGAGATAATAGTGGCTCTTCCAAAGGCCTCAGGTGATGAGATGAAAAAAATCATGGAATGTATAGAGGGTAAGGTAGCCAAGATAAAATTTGTCCCTGAGCTAAACGGGGTATTTACATTTAACTCAAAGGTAGAGGACTATGACGGGGTGCTTATGATATCTGCTTCTAACGGGATAATGAGCAGCTGGCAGAAGTTTATCAAAAGAGGAATGGATATAGTCGGTGGCTTGGTAGGGAGCTTTATACTGTTGCCTTTATCTTTTTATGTATGGATGAAAACAGAAAAAAAAGAGAGAAAGGCCGGGATTTTCTTTAAACAGCCTAGAATCGCAATAGGCGGAGACTCTGTGGAGATAATAAAGTATAGAAGTATGATTGTAGACGCAGAAAAAGTATTGGAAGAGATGATGGAGAAAAATCCAGAGGTGAAAAAAGAGTACCTGACCAATAAAAAACTCAAAGATGATCCTAGGATAACAAGTATAGGGGCTAAGTTAAGAAAAACATCTCTCGATGAATTCCCACAATTCCTTAATGTACTCAAGGGTGATATGAGTATGGTGGGGCCTAGGCCATATCTTCATAGAGAGATAGATGATATGGGAAGTAAATATCATAAGATAGTCAATCTGAAACCAGGTATAACTGGAATGTGGCAGACAAGCGGGAGAAGTGAGACTACTTTTGATGAGAGGCTTGATTTGGATGAGTACTATTATAGAAATTGGTCTGTATGGCTTGATATAGTTATAATTATTAAGACAATAAAGAGTGTTTTAAGGAAAGAAGGAGCATATTAA
- a CDS encoding WecB/TagA/CpsF family glycosyltransferase — protein MKKGFNRIKFLNTHVDNLNFKEAIDSTVNLIESLGKSYIVTPNVDHIVKISEDEEFTNIYKNADLILTDGMPLIWVSKLKGAPIKEKISGSDFFPKLCEVAAQKKYSIFLFGAAEGVGEIAAINLKKKYNGINIVGTYSPPYGFENSEDEIKKSIETINKVKPHILAVGLGAPKQEKFIYRNIDKLDIKLALAIGATIDFEAKKLKRAPVWMQNSGFEWLYRVLKEPRRLFKRYFIDSFKVLKIIFEN, from the coding sequence ATGAAAAAAGGATTTAATAGAATTAAATTTTTAAATACCCACGTTGATAATTTGAATTTTAAGGAAGCTATAGATTCGACAGTAAACCTAATAGAAAGTTTGGGGAAATCTTATATTGTAACTCCTAATGTAGATCATATTGTAAAGATATCTGAAGATGAGGAATTTACAAATATATATAAGAATGCAGATTTAATATTGACAGATGGGATGCCATTAATTTGGGTTTCAAAGTTAAAAGGTGCACCTATAAAAGAAAAAATTTCAGGTTCTGATTTTTTCCCAAAACTATGTGAAGTAGCTGCTCAAAAAAAATATAGTATTTTCTTATTTGGAGCTGCAGAAGGAGTGGGGGAAATAGCTGCCATAAATCTAAAAAAAAAGTATAATGGAATTAATATAGTAGGAACTTATTCTCCGCCATATGGATTTGAAAATTCAGAAGATGAAATAAAAAAGTCAATAGAAACAATTAATAAAGTTAAACCACATATATTAGCAGTGGGTTTAGGAGCACCTAAGCAAGAAAAATTTATTTACAGAAATATAGATAAATTAGATATAAAGCTGGCTTTAGCAATAGGAGCAACAATTGACTTTGAAGCTAAAAAACTCAAAAGAGCTCCAGTTTGGATGCAAAATAGCGGGTTTGAGTGGCTTTATAGAGTGTTAAAAGAACCGAGAAGATTATTTAAAAGATATTTTATAGATAGCTTTAAAGTGTTAAAAATTATATTTGAAAATTAG
- a CDS encoding glycosyltransferase, which yields MKFTIIIPHYNSFEKLGRLLKTIPKSKKIEIIVIDDKSDEENLLKEFKLKYNYVNFFTNTSLNKGAGAARNIGLKRAKGSWIIFADADDYFLEGAFDIFEKNKNSNVDLIYFYTTSRLEKTYEISDRHIVFNKLVDKFLENDEEKELRYRFLPPWGKMIKRSVINENKIFFEEIMYSNDIGFSIKLSHAAKEIKAIKKEVYCITRDNKTLSTNLSEKAFDSRYGAVKRANLFLRDKLLKKYQIWTIGYLVKSYKFGLKKFFSIFWDILIHKQKIFPGSLLKDCKLIYEKSVNFKDKKY from the coding sequence TTGAAATTTACAATAATAATACCGCATTATAATAGTTTTGAAAAATTAGGGAGATTATTAAAAACCATTCCTAAATCTAAAAAAATAGAAATTATAGTAATAGACGATAAAAGTGATGAAGAAAATCTTTTGAAAGAGTTTAAGCTCAAATATAATTATGTCAATTTTTTTACAAATACTAGCCTAAATAAAGGTGCAGGAGCAGCAAGGAATATAGGTTTAAAAAGAGCTAAAGGAAGTTGGATAATTTTTGCAGATGCAGATGACTATTTTTTGGAAGGAGCATTTGATATTTTTGAAAAAAATAAAAATTCCAATGTAGATCTTATTTATTTTTATACAACAAGCAGATTAGAAAAAACTTATGAAATATCAGATAGACATATAGTGTTTAATAAGTTGGTTGATAAATTTCTAGAAAATGATGAAGAAAAAGAATTAAGATATAGATTTTTACCACCATGGGGAAAAATGATAAAAAGAAGTGTTATAAATGAAAATAAAATTTTCTTTGAAGAAATAATGTACTCCAATGATATTGGATTTTCAATAAAGTTGTCTCATGCAGCAAAAGAAATAAAAGCTATAAAAAAAGAAGTTTATTGCATAACAAGAGATAACAAAACTTTAAGTACAAATTTAAGCGAAAAAGCATTTGATTCTAGATATGGAGCAGTAAAAAGAGCAAATCTATTTTTAAGGGATAAGTTATTAAAAAAATATCAAATATGGACAATAGGTTATTTGGTGAAGAGTTATAAGTTTGGTTTAAAGAAATTTTTTAGTATATTTTGGGATATATTAATACATAAACAAAAGATTTTTCCAGGTAGTTTATTAAAAGATTGTAAGTTGATTTATGAAAAATCAGTAAATTTTAAAGACAAGAAATATTAA
- a CDS encoding N-acetylneuraminate synthase family protein has product MKKPYFIAEVGVNFYDTARVEGITPLEAAKKYVFEAKKGGADAVKFQSYKADTIVSKKSPAYWDLSKEPTKTQHGLFQKHDGFEKTDYQALCDYSKELGIDFMSTPFDFDSADYLYDMIDIYKISSSDLSNIPFIRHIAKKGKPIYISAGAAYISEVEEAVRVIKEEGCTDICVLHCILSYPTKNEDANLNMIKHLKQIFPDIKIGYSDHTMPDKTMTILTTAYLFGAEIIEKHFTLDKTLSGNDHYHAMDAEDMRMAVDNFELLQVIRGQYNKTVLECEKTPRREARRSLVLTRNMKKGEIIKVEDIMIKRPGTGIKPEYLEIVIGRAATKDLEEDTVLTWEMV; this is encoded by the coding sequence ATGAAAAAACCATATTTTATAGCAGAAGTAGGAGTAAATTTTTATGATACGGCAAGAGTAGAAGGCATAACACCATTAGAAGCAGCAAAAAAATATGTCTTTGAAGCAAAAAAAGGTGGAGCAGATGCAGTTAAATTTCAATCATATAAGGCTGATACAATAGTTTCAAAAAAATCACCAGCTTATTGGGATTTAAGTAAAGAGCCTACAAAAACTCAACATGGATTATTTCAAAAACATGATGGATTTGAAAAAACAGACTATCAAGCTCTTTGTGATTATTCAAAGGAATTAGGTATTGATTTTATGTCAACACCATTTGATTTTGATTCGGCAGATTATCTATACGATATGATAGATATTTATAAAATTTCATCTTCGGATTTATCAAATATACCATTCATTAGGCATATAGCGAAAAAAGGTAAACCTATTTATATTTCAGCAGGGGCAGCGTATATTTCAGAAGTGGAGGAAGCTGTAAGGGTAATAAAAGAAGAAGGGTGTACAGATATTTGTGTATTACACTGTATTTTATCTTATCCAACAAAAAATGAGGATGCTAACTTAAACATGATAAAACATTTAAAACAAATATTTCCAGATATAAAAATTGGATATAGTGATCATACTATGCCAGATAAAACAATGACAATATTAACTACGGCTTATTTATTTGGTGCTGAAATAATAGAGAAGCATTTTACATTAGATAAAACATTAAGTGGAAATGACCATTATCATGCTATGGATGCAGAGGATATGAGGATGGCAGTGGATAATTTTGAATTATTACAAGTTATCAGAGGACAATATAATAAAACAGTTTTAGAATGTGAAAAAACCCCTAGAAGAGAAGCAAGAAGATCTTTAGTATTGACTAGAAATATGAAAAAAGGTGAAATAATAAAAGTGGAAGATATAATGATAAAAAGACCAGGAACAGGGATAAAACCGGAGTACCTTGAGATAGTAATAGGAAGAGCAGCAACTAAAGATTTAGAAGAAGATACAGTGTTAACATGGGAGATGGTATAG
- a CDS encoding phosphotransferase codes for MENKNYDLILKELGLIEEKIIFKNDRKKRVTSLVKDNNDKNYILKWNCESNKKELENLKNEIIFYNKLKYNFIPKLMKHGKNYILIEYIESYSLREWTLNYLKLKKDDFLEDEFKIVIKKMCEIFSNFYLINDKIKFEKRQLHYELKEMSNKLLLSGPMGTKPNVFYKMTNSIVRKLFLEKRVLNIVGQVKDLKSSFIHRDLHLNNLLIEKNKNKLFLIDLENSSEGLIVRDLCYIYPMLYLLLEGKENHRSYLEKIFYEKHPDKNNLCEYKKINKFLLKVISLNNRFRKDISILQYLKLLKDFILIKEEKVI; via the coding sequence ATGGAAAATAAAAATTATGATTTAATTTTAAAAGAACTTGGTTTAATAGAAGAAAAAATCATTTTTAAAAATGATAGAAAAAAAAGGGTAACCTCTTTAGTAAAGGACAATAATGATAAAAACTATATTTTGAAATGGAATTGTGAATCAAATAAGAAAGAGTTAGAAAATTTAAAAAATGAAATTATATTTTATAATAAACTAAAATATAATTTCATTCCTAAGCTTATGAAACATGGAAAAAATTATATTTTAATTGAGTATATAGAGTCATATTCATTAAGAGAATGGACATTAAATTATCTGAAATTAAAAAAAGATGATTTTTTAGAAGATGAATTCAAAATAGTTATTAAAAAAATGTGTGAGATATTTTCAAATTTTTATTTGATAAACGATAAAATAAAATTTGAAAAAAGACAATTACATTATGAATTAAAAGAAATGTCTAATAAACTTTTATTAAGTGGACCTATGGGAACAAAACCAAATGTATTTTATAAAATGACTAATTCTATTGTGAGAAAATTATTTTTAGAGAAAAGAGTTTTAAATATAGTCGGTCAAGTAAAGGATTTAAAATCATCATTTATTCATAGAGATCTTCATTTAAATAATTTATTGATAGAAAAAAATAAAAATAAATTATTTTTAATAGATTTAGAGAATAGTAGTGAAGGTTTGATAGTCAGGGATTTATGTTATATATATCCTATGCTTTATTTATTATTAGAAGGAAAAGAAAATCATAGATCCTATTTAGAAAAAATATTTTATGAAAAACATCCTGATAAAAATAATTTATGTGAGTATAAAAAAATAAATAAATTTTTACTAAAAGTAATATCATTAAATAATAGATTTAGAAAAGACATAAGTATTTTACAATACTTAAAATTGCTAAAAGATTTCATATTGATTAAAGAAGAAAAGGTAATATAA
- a CDS encoding CatB-related O-acetyltransferase yields the protein MIKYLKYIIPHEIFQRLTIIYYKKKKIYIGKNIDLVSSKLEKNCRLAANSSIRYSALGKYSSIGRNSKVNSAKIGKFCSISWDCTIGAVPHNMNNMSINSFPYKKRLGFIEKDIEFPIQEVELGNDVWVGANSVIINGVKIGHGAVVGAGAVVTKNIPPYAIVAGVPAKIIKYRFSEEIINELLEIEWWNCNDVFLKKNLELFQKKLTKEALIEFKENLKEVNNGIQD from the coding sequence ATGATTAAATATCTAAAATATATAATACCACACGAAATTTTTCAAAGATTAACTATTATTTATTATAAGAAAAAGAAAATATATATTGGAAAAAATATAGATTTGGTGTCTTCAAAATTAGAAAAGAATTGTAGATTAGCAGCAAATTCTTCGATTAGGTATTCTGCACTTGGTAAATATTCAAGCATAGGAAGAAATAGTAAAGTTAACTCTGCTAAAATAGGTAAATTTTGTTCTATTTCTTGGGATTGTACTATAGGAGCTGTGCCACATAATATGAATAATATGTCAATAAATTCATTTCCTTATAAAAAAAGGTTAGGTTTTATAGAAAAAGATATAGAGTTTCCAATTCAAGAAGTAGAGCTTGGAAATGATGTTTGGGTAGGAGCTAATTCTGTAATAATAAATGGTGTAAAAATAGGACATGGTGCTGTAGTAGGAGCAGGGGCAGTAGTAACTAAAAATATTCCACCTTATGCTATTGTTGCAGGAGTACCAGCTAAGATAATAAAATATAGATTTTCTGAAGAAATAATAAATGAACTTTTAGAAATAGAATGGTGGAATTGTAATGATGTATTTCTTAAAAAAAATCTTGAATTATTTCAAAAAAAATTAACAAAAGAAGCTTTGATAGAGTTTAAAGAGAATTTAAAAGAGGTTAATAATGGAATCCAAGATTAA
- a CDS encoding oligosaccharide flippase family protein, whose protein sequence is MESKIKHLINYIVGNFFTKALAFLSIPILTRLLTTEDYGIISLYESLVMIFIPIIGLGMSTGISRNYFEKNNKFEIFLKNNLLFLFIFAGITSILLYMGSYRIANQLHLDYKIVRMAILGGVLGIIFDIYQRLLMSSKKSKEYNIVSVSKSLLVLSLTFFFAYKFEEKFYSKIYATLIFGILFLIILVVKYRKNIKKFKIDINHVKYTLSYSLPLVPAILSNFILAQFDRVAITNITGNISDTGLYSFAYNVGMIQQVIVLAIINTLRPYFYEYLNEGKYVEINKMVKKYSKFVYVSAIGLILFSKEIVLIMANENYYGALNLVPIIIIGYIFVFFYTLYFQYASYAKKTGTISINTFIAGIFNIYLNYKYIPVYGYKAAAYTTVVSYFVLFILHYCNSRFNLKVRIIALKIFYKDFILFIVIIMISFYILNIKNFSIAFGLKFIIVLITSYIYLVRGNEEWIKNGLLKKFAKRYGK, encoded by the coding sequence ATGGAATCCAAGATTAAACATTTAATAAATTATATCGTTGGTAATTTTTTTACAAAAGCATTAGCCTTTTTAAGTATACCCATTTTAACTAGATTATTAACAACTGAAGATTATGGAATAATATCTCTTTATGAAAGTTTAGTAATGATTTTTATACCTATAATAGGTTTAGGAATGAGTACAGGAATTTCTAGAAATTATTTTGAAAAAAATAACAAGTTTGAAATTTTTTTAAAAAATAATTTACTATTTCTTTTTATTTTTGCAGGGATAACAAGTATATTATTATATATGGGTTCTTATAGGATAGCTAATCAATTACATCTAGATTATAAAATAGTAAGAATGGCAATTTTAGGAGGGGTTTTAGGAATAATTTTTGATATTTATCAAAGATTATTAATGTCTTCTAAAAAAAGTAAAGAATATAATATTGTAAGTGTAAGTAAAAGTTTGCTAGTATTATCTTTAACATTTTTTTTTGCATATAAATTTGAAGAAAAATTTTATTCGAAAATATACGCAACTTTAATTTTTGGGATATTATTTTTAATAATATTAGTAGTTAAATATAGAAAAAATATAAAGAAATTTAAGATTGATATAAATCATGTAAAATATACTTTAAGTTATAGTTTACCTTTAGTTCCAGCAATTTTATCTAATTTTATCTTAGCTCAATTTGATAGAGTTGCAATTACTAATATAACTGGGAATATATCAGATACAGGACTGTATTCTTTTGCTTATAATGTAGGAATGATACAGCAGGTGATAGTTTTAGCAATAATAAATACTCTTAGACCTTATTTTTATGAATATTTAAATGAGGGGAAATATGTAGAAATAAATAAAATGGTAAAAAAATATTCTAAGTTTGTATATGTATCAGCAATTGGATTAATATTATTTTCAAAAGAAATTGTATTGATTATGGCAAATGAAAATTATTACGGAGCTTTAAATTTAGTACCAATTATAATAATAGGTTATATATTTGTATTTTTTTATACATTATATTTTCAATATGCATCATATGCCAAAAAAACAGGGACTATTTCTATTAATACTTTTATAGCCGGAATTTTTAATATATATTTAAACTATAAATATATTCCAGTTTATGGATATAAAGCAGCCGCATATACAACAGTTGTTTCTTATTTTGTATTATTTATATTACATTACTGTAATTCAAGATTTAATTTAAAAGTAAGAATAATAGCGTTAAAAATATTTTATAAAGATTTTATTTTATTTATAGTGATAATTATGATTTCATTTTACATTTTAAATATAAAAAACTTTAGTATTGCTTTCGGTTTGAAATTTATTATAGTATTAATTACTAGTTATATATATTTAGTGAGGGGAAATGAAGAATGGATAAAAAATGGTCTGTTAAAGAAATTTGCGAAAAGATATGGGAAATAG